Below is a genomic region from Aminiphilus circumscriptus DSM 16581.
AATGGCCTCTCCGCCGATCTTCACCATCTCGGGGTTGTCCATGGCGTCGCCGCCCATGATCATGAACTTGGCCCCCAGTTCCCTTGCCTGCTTGATGATGATGGCCCCCTCGGCGAAGTAGGAGGGAATGAAGAGCACGTCGGGATTCTTGCTGATGATCTCCGTGAGCTGCGCCGTGAAATCCTGGTCTCCGGACTGGTAGTTCAGCGTGGCGACGAGTTCCCCACCGAGTTTCTTGAACTGATCTTCGAAGAATTTACCGAGGCCAACGCAGTAGTCGGAGGCGACGTCCAGGAGCATGGCGGCCTTCTTGGCACCGTTGTCGAAGACGTACTGAGCAGCGGCGGCACCCTGGAAAGGGTCGATGAAGCAAGCCCGGAAGTAGTACTTCTTGCCCTGGGTCACGAGAGGATTCGTGCAGGAGGTCCCCATGACGGGGATACCCGCCTTCTCGGAGATCTCGCCGCCCGCCATGGCGAGGGAGGAACCGTAGGTGCCGATGACGGCGTGGACCTTTTCCTTCTCAATGAGACGCTGCATCGCATTGGCCGCTTCCACCTTGTCGGACTTGTTGTCGATGACGATGAGTTCGACCTTCTTTCCGAGCACCTCGGGAACGGCCTCGTGGGCCATTTTCACGCCGTCGAGTTCGAGCTGGCCGCCGAAGGCCATCTGCCCCGTCAGGGGAAGATAGACGCCGATGCGGATCACGTCCTCACTCGCAAATGCCGTTCCAGCCAGAATGCACACGAGCAACACACCAAGAATCAATCTGCCGTACTTCATGAACGCACCCCTCCTTATTCGTTTTGGCCGTCTCCGACCCTTCTTCTAGATTATACGCCATGCGTTCCATCCTGTGAACGGGAATTACACGCAAAACATTCGGCAATTCGACGGTCATTCACGGATGCCGACGCCGGGAAGGGCTTCCCGAAGGCACTCCGGAGACGGTTCCGGCAAAAGGGAAAGGTTCGCGTCGAGAATTTCCGTCCTCCGGAAACGCTGCACAATCCAGCGCGGATCATTCTTCAGCTGGTTTCGGACCTCCACCAGATCCTCCAGAGAAAGAAGCGCCGGAACGAAGGTCGTCCGAAACACAACGTCGAGAGCAGACCGTCGTAGCAATTTCCAGGAGCGGATCACCGCCGCCACATCCACGGAGACTCCGCACACACGGGAATATTTTTCCCAGGGAGCTTTCACGTCCATGGCGACTCCCGCGAGAAGTTCCTCCGCGAGGAGTTCCTCCAGAATCTCCGGGGTCGATCCGTTTGTGTCGAGGCGGACGGGAAGTCCCGTTGCAATCCGCAGTTCCCGGAGAAAACCGGGAAGTTCGGACTGCATCGTGGGCTCCCCGCCGGAAAGAACGATGCCGTCGAGAAAGGTGCGTCGCTCGGAAAGGCGGGCGAAGACATCCTCCACAGGAATCGGCTCCATCCTTTCCAGTACGAGATCCGGATTGTGGCAATAGGGGCAGCGGAACGGACACCCCAGAGTGAAGAGGACGGCCGCCACCCGTCCTTTCCAGTCGAGGAACGAGGCGGGAAGACATCCTCCGATCCGCACGAGTCTTTATGCCCCCACGGGGGTCCGACGACGATCCCGCAGTTCCGCCCGTTTTCCCGCGTTCCACGAGGACGTTCGAGTGAAGTAGCCGGTGATCCGGGTGATGCCGTCCACGGAAGAAGAGCCGCAGGAGGAACAGCACTCCTTCAACCCACGGACCACCCTGCCGCAGTCGTTACAAACGGTAAACTCCGGACTGAAGGCGAGCTGGGCGCTCTCTGTCCCGTCGAAGGTCTTTCGGACAAAGGACGCCAGCGCCCCCGGGTCGGGGCGATGTTCCCCCATCCAGACGTGGGTGATGGCTCCCGCGTTGATCATGGGGTGAAACCGCCCCTCCTCCAGAACACGGGTGATCGGATCCATAGGGAGTTCGTAAGGGAAATGAGTGCTGTTGGTGTAGTACACGTCCCCTTTCGCCGGATTTCCCCGTACCGTTCCTGCGGCAAGCTCCGCAAAATCCCGCAGGTCGAGGCGGGCCATGCGGTGAGCGGTACTTTCCGCGGGAGTCTGCTCCAGGACAATCTTCAATCCGTATCTCTCGGCGAGCTGATCGCACTTGAGCTGCATGTAGCGAACCACCGCCAGGCCAAGTTCCATGGCCTCGGAAGCTTCGTGCAGCTCCTTGCCCGTGAGAAAACGCACCATCTCGTTCACACCGAGGATCCCGACGAGGAAGGCGCTCTTGCGCAAGCGCAGGTAGGCTTCTCCGTCGTGGTCCACGCAGAGGACCGCCAGAGGCCCCTTTGCCCCGAGGGCGAGAATTTCCTCGATGAAACGACGCTTCTGGAGATGCGCCTTGCCCGCGAGTTCCATCACCTCGTCCAAAAGGCCGAAGAGGAGCGTCGCGTCTCCGCCGCTCCGATAGGCAAGACGGGGAAGGTTGATCGTCACGTTC
It encodes:
- a CDS encoding ABC transporter substrate-binding protein; its protein translation is MKYGRLILGVLLVCILAGTAFASEDVIRIGVYLPLTGQMAFGGQLELDGVKMAHEAVPEVLGKKVELIVIDNKSDKVEAANAMQRLIEKEKVHAVIGTYGSSLAMAGGEISEKAGIPVMGTSCTNPLVTQGKKYYFRACFIDPFQGAAAAQYVFDNGAKKAAMLLDVASDYCVGLGKFFEDQFKKLGGELVATLNYQSGDQDFTAQLTEIISKNPDVLFIPSYFAEGAIIIKQARELGAKFMIMGGDAMDNPEMVKIGGEAIEGFAFTTFPYDPSMPEMSELQVQFTEAWKAKYPDKEPNANSALGYDSYMLVIDAIKRAGSADPEAITKALAETKDFPGVTGSTTMNATHDAEKPVGIKKIEGGKQVFVGTVMPNL
- a CDS encoding anaerobic ribonucleoside-triphosphate reductase activating protein yields the protein MRIGGCLPASFLDWKGRVAAVLFTLGCPFRCPYCHNPDLVLERMEPIPVEDVFARLSERRTFLDGIVLSGGEPTMQSELPGFLRELRIATGLPVRLDTNGSTPEILEELLAEELLAGVAMDVKAPWEKYSRVCGVSVDVAAVIRSWKLLRRSALDVVFRTTFVPALLSLEDLVEVRNQLKNDPRWIVQRFRRTEILDANLSLLPEPSPECLREALPGVGIRE